A single genomic interval of Paracoccus contaminans harbors:
- a CDS encoding YcnI family protein, which translates to MKRIFITALAIPLALAGTAALAHVKLTPAQAPAGSAIRAVLAVPHGCEGAATTSLSVTLPDGFYLAKPMPKPGWTLTTQDGDYPAPYDDHGTMRAQGVRRIAWTGELPDAWYDEFVFTGTLGGDLAPGATLYFPVEQTCGARVEHWTGVPAAEGAAVDDPAPALTVQPADEHAHHH; encoded by the coding sequence ATGAAACGCATCTTCATCACCGCGCTGGCAATTCCGCTGGCGCTTGCGGGCACCGCCGCTTTGGCGCATGTGAAGCTGACGCCCGCGCAGGCCCCGGCCGGGTCGGCCATCCGGGCTGTTCTGGCCGTGCCCCATGGCTGCGAGGGCGCAGCGACCACCAGCCTGTCGGTGACGCTGCCCGACGGGTTTTACCTTGCAAAACCGATGCCCAAGCCGGGCTGGACGCTGACGACGCAGGATGGCGATTACCCTGCCCCCTATGACGATCACGGCACGATGCGGGCGCAGGGTGTGCGCCGCATCGCATGGACGGGCGAGCTGCCGGATGCCTGGTATGACGAATTCGTCTTTACCGGGACGCTGGGCGGCGATCTGGCACCAGGCGCCACGCTGTATTTCCCCGTCGAGCAGACCTGCGGCGCGCGCGTCGAGCACTGGACGGGCGTTCCGGCGGCCGAGGGCGCGGCGGTGGACGATCCTGCCCCGGCGCTGACCGTCCAGCCCGCGGATGAACACGCCCATCATCACTGA
- a CDS encoding EamA family transporter: MGSAGFAALTAIVAKLGVAGVGSDFATILRALVMLPVLALFLSLTHGWQLLSGVSPRTGLFLVLPRLATGAFWLCCFRALKLGDGARVDKLSVVLVALIGALALGERLAAINWQGVALIALGASLVGGR; this comes from the coding sequence ATGGGCTCGGCCGGGTTCGCCGCGCTGACGGCCATTGTGGCGAAACTGGGGGTGGCGGGGGTCGGTTCCGACTTCGCCACCATCCTGCGGGCGCTGGTGATGCTGCCGGTGCTGGCCCTTTTCCTCAGCCTGACGCATGGCTGGCAGCTGCTGTCCGGCGTCTCGCCCCGCACCGGGCTGTTCCTGGTGCTGCCGAGGCTGGCCACGGGAGCGTTCTGGCTGTGCTGTTTCCGCGCGCTGAAGCTGGGCGATGGGGCGCGGGTGGACAAGCTGTCGGTGGTGCTGGTTGCCCTCATCGGCGCCCTTGCGCTGGGCGAGCGGCTGGCCGCGATCAACTGGCAGGGGGTGGCGCTGATCGCGCTGGGGGCGAGCCTCGTCGGCGGGCGCTGA
- a CDS encoding NADP-dependent isocitrate dehydrogenase produces the protein MTKIKVDNPVVELDGDEMTRIIWDFIKQKLILPYLDIDLKYYDLGIEERDRTEDQITIDAANAIKQYGVGVKCATITPDEARVEEFGLKKMWKSPNGTIRNILGGVIFREPIICSNVPRLVPHWTQPIIVGRHAFGDQYKATDFRFPGKGTLSIKFVGEDGETIEHEVFKSPGAGVAMGMYNLDESIRDFAHASLNYGLQRGYPVYLSTKNTILKAYDGRFKDIFQEVFDTEFADRFKAAGITYEHRLIDDMVASALKWSGGYVWACKNYDGDVESDIVAQGFGSLGLMTSVLMTPDGKTVEAEAAHGTVTRHYRQHQQGKETSTNSIASIYAWTGGLKHRAKLDDNAQLMRFAETLERVTVQAVEDGFMTKDLAMLVGPEQKWLTTMGYLEKVDEYLNKALAG, from the coding sequence ATGACCAAGATCAAGGTAGACAACCCCGTCGTCGAGCTCGACGGCGACGAGATGACCCGGATCATCTGGGACTTCATCAAGCAGAAGCTGATCCTGCCCTACCTCGACATCGACCTGAAATACTATGATCTCGGGATCGAGGAGCGTGACCGCACCGAGGACCAGATCACCATCGACGCGGCGAACGCCATTAAGCAATACGGCGTCGGCGTCAAATGCGCGACCATCACCCCCGACGAGGCCCGCGTCGAGGAATTCGGCCTCAAGAAGATGTGGAAATCGCCGAACGGGACGATCCGCAACATCCTGGGCGGCGTGATCTTCCGCGAGCCGATCATCTGCTCGAACGTGCCGCGCCTCGTGCCGCACTGGACCCAGCCGATCATCGTCGGCCGCCACGCCTTTGGCGACCAGTACAAGGCGACTGATTTCCGCTTTCCGGGCAAGGGCACGCTGTCGATCAAGTTCGTCGGCGAGGATGGCGAGACGATCGAGCACGAGGTGTTCAAATCGCCCGGCGCCGGCGTTGCCATGGGGATGTACAACCTCGACGAATCGATCCGCGATTTCGCCCATGCCAGCCTGAACTATGGCCTGCAGCGCGGCTATCCCGTCTATCTGTCCACCAAGAACACGATCCTGAAAGCCTATGACGGCCGCTTCAAGGACATCTTCCAGGAGGTGTTCGACACCGAGTTCGCCGACCGTTTCAAGGCCGCCGGCATCACCTATGAACACCGGCTGATCGACGACATGGTGGCCAGCGCGCTGAAATGGTCGGGCGGTTATGTCTGGGCCTGCAAGAACTATGACGGGGACGTGGAATCGGACATCGTGGCGCAGGGCTTCGGCTCGCTTGGCCTGATGACCAGCGTGCTGATGACCCCCGATGGCAAGACGGTCGAGGCCGAGGCGGCGCATGGCACCGTCACGCGCCATTATCGCCAGCACCAGCAGGGCAAGGAAACCTCAACCAACTCGATCGCCTCGATCTATGCCTGGACGGGCGGGCTGAAGCACCGCGCGAAACTGGACGACAACGCCCAGCTGATGCGCTTTGCCGAGACGCTGGAACGGGTTACGGTTCAGGCGGTCGAGGACGGCTTCATGACCAAGGATCTGGCGATGCTGGTCGGGCCGGAACAGAAATGGCTGACCACGATGGGCTATCTGGAAAAGGTTGATGAATACCTGAACAAGGCCCTCGCAGGCTGA